ATCTTGTCTGACTCTCTTTGTATTGTCTTTCAATTAATAGATCTGGTGTTATAATGTATCCCTCAGTATATATTCAAGCTATTTCCAGTCTTTTAATGATTCAGAGTTCCATCAGCTCTCAAATCTAGTTCATTTAGTGGTTTTATTGTCATAAGAGGATCAAAAGTGCACTAAAACTGATGATTTAATTAGATCTGGACATCCACCCTTTAAGCATACAAGATATATAAAATTTcttgatctcaaggcatagaaaagaacttaatgtagacttaacccatctacgacaatcctttgataaacaagaagtcagaataacttagggcgcaagtaatcggcttaaatacacttgttctacatctgccatacaGAGATGGCAATGGTATGCCTCTGCAgtcagttagttttgattgtgagcctcaaggcctacacctaaggcccccataaaggcacctttcagaactaactGTTTCCTGCTTTTGCAACCTCTTAATAGGTAGGAGCTCGACAACCAACGAAAGTGCCAACTCCTCGGGAAGCTGTGTGCTCAAGCCAGGAACACCCACCATTCAAGATTTCCTGCCCGAACATAATGTGCGGCCTCAATACTAGCCCAATGATGTGAAGTTTTTATCCGTATGGCTTAGAAGCCAAAGAGGGGCATCAATCTCATCTGGTAGATCATATCATATTTGATGAATCTGAAAACGTGACTGTTGGAGCTAGCAAGAGACTCATAATGCTTTCCTACCCAAAGCTTTCGAATACCATTTGTTCCATTGTTCTGTGGAAATCTGCTAATAATTGGTTAAATAAATCTATGATTTAACTGCACCATTAcaggaaaaaaaatgtatatagaacaagtaaataataattcaacGTTTAAGAGTTATCTTGCCATACTTGTGTAGTCAGACAAATAGTATGTAGATCGGCTCTTAATAAAtttgaatcaaacagttaatTAGGAGCCGTTTGGTAACCATTttgttttcacattttttgaaaactaaaatcttgtttggtaactactttcagttttagttttcaaactattttcttGAGTTTTCAAAACTAAAAGTAGTTACCAAGCAAAATTTCAGTTTTCAGATttcagtttttaaaaaaaaaaagaaaatattttatcAATAACAGCCAGAATTTAACACCTAACTTCATAAATGTCAGTTTTTTATAATATCTTTTAAAAATAACAGAAAATCCACTTAAATAGACTTAAATACCCTTCTTTGGTATTAAAACAACCAAAAGCTTAAATGCCCTGCTTTGAAAAGCAAGAGATAGCTTGGTATGGGAAGTTTTAGTGCAGATGCTATGGCTTTAATTCACATCACTTTCAATTAGATTCATGATTTCCAGGAAGCCAATGAAGAACCAGTAGAGTGAGCAAAACCAAACAATCACGGTGGTTGCCTCCTAATGAAGGGTTTGTGAAACTAAATGTGGATGGAGCCATAAGGATAACGGATGGGAAAGGAGGTGCAATAATGATCATCATTGGTTCCAATAATGAAGATCATACAACACACCTGATGCACTTTTCCACTTCAGCCATCCAGCTTATATACCATGATATAAATCTCCTTTGGattctccattcttttgcaagatagatcaaaGATAGCGAAAGAGTTCATCTTTGGTACTTCATGATCCAATCATCATTCCTACCTCGTTTGGACGCCTATTCCACTAAACTTAAAACTCCATATACTATGCATTTGACCTACTTAGACAAAGACCTTTAGACTCCTAGCCAAAAGTTAAGCTCCAATGTACTTCCTCATGCATTTCATCTATCAGCATTATATCATTtgtgaaaagcatacaccaagggaTATCATTTTGAATTTGTCTCGTTAACTCGTCCATTACCAATATAAAAAGGTAAAGACTTAAAGCTGAGCCTTGGTGTAACCTTATGGTTATAGGAAAATTTTCAGTTTGTCCTTTATGAGTTCTTACTGCAATTCTTGCTCCATCATATATATCCTTTattgcttggatatatgctactcgtactcatttcttgccaaacttcttcactaagttcttggCATACTTTGTTTGAAAGATGAAGATGCCATCCTTTTCTTGTTTTACTTGAAGTACAAGGAAGTAGTTTAATTCACCAACCAAGCTCATCTCAAATTCATTCGTCATCATATTGATAAATTGTTTCACAAGAGAATCAGAAGTAGACCCAACAACtatgtcatccacatacacTTGAGCAATCACAACATGAGATTGAACCTTTTTAACAAACAAGGTTTTATCAACAAAGGCACGAGTACAACCATAAGCAAGAAGATAAGAAGACAACCTGTCATACCAAGCACTTGGGGCTTGTTTAAGACCGTAGAGAGCTTTCGTTAGTTTGAACACCCCATCTGGCTTGTGAGGATCCTTAAAACCCTTAGGTTGTTCCATGTAGACTTCTTCATTAAGATATCCATTACGGAATGCggttttgacatccatttgaaaAATCTTGAACTTTAAATGTCATGCAATTGCACAAAGAAGTCTAACTAATTCAAGAGAGTAACAGGAGCGAAGgtttcatcaaaatcaacaccTTCAAGTTGAGAGTATCCTTGAGCAATAAGCCTGGCCTTATTTCTGACCACATTTCCTGACTCACCAGACATGTTCTTGTAAATCCATTTTGTGCCAATAACATTAGTGTTCGATGGACGATCAACAAGGGACCAGACTTCATTCCTCTCAAACTGATTTAGCTCTTCCTACATGGCTAAGACCTATTCTTCATCAGTTAGAGCATCTTTGATATTCTTGGGCTCAATTTGGGAGACATAGCAAACATTTGCAACTTCATTAGTTATTTGTCTTCGAGTTCTAACATTTTTGTCAATCGAACCCACAATTTCCTCATCACGATGATCTCTAGCCCACTTCAGTTTATCCTTGAATAGGACATGAGAATCTTTGATTGGTGCTTGATTCACTTTCGTTGTCATTTTCTGACACCATACTTGACTCACCAGAAGCATCACCGTTATCCTTAGAAGAGCAAAATAACACAACATCATTTTCAATTGCCAAATAGGGAGGAACATCAGTGTCATCAATCTTGACATTTATGGACTCCATGATGGTCTTTGTCCTTAAATTGTAAAAGCCTAACTTGTGTTGGAGTACCCCAAGAATATTCATTCATCATTCTTAGTAtcaaactttgcaagatgttcTCGATCACGTAGAATGTAGCACCCATTCCCAAAGACTTTGAAATACTTTACCATTGGCTTGTTACCCTGCCAGAGTTCATAAGGTGTTAAATGAGTGCCAGGTTTGAGAAACACTCGATTTGAGATGTAGCAAGCGGTGTTCATGGCTTCAACCCaaaatactttgccaagttttTGCTCTTAAGTAGCACCCTAGTCATCTCTATCAAAAcacgattttttttctttccactacaccattttgttgagggatGATTGGAGCAGAAAACTCATGCTTGATGCCGTTGGTTGAACAGAAATCATCAAAGCGAGCATTCTCAAATTCGGTTCCATGATCAATTCTAATTCTGACTAGAGCAAGATGGCTAGACAGAGATTCATTCAACATTACTTTGTACATAGTGAGGAACTATTGAAAGGTATTAGATTTTTCCCTTAAAAAGCATACCCAAGTAAATCTAGAGTAGTCATCCATAATTACCAAGATGTTATTCTTACCACCAAGAGATAAAGTCTAAATTGGTCCAACAAGATCCATATGAACTAATTGAAGAGGCTTAGTTGTTCCAATGTCAGTCACTTTCTTGTGTGCCACCCTAgattgttttcccaattgacattgtaaacacgaaaattttgtaacgaatgaaacgagaacacgtgtacaaagtagatttgtattgatgaatttatagggttacaatctctataTATAATTTTCCCTCTGATTCAGTCtttaaatttgatgtagatggttGATTGTTAATCCAAGAgtcgcgatgacttgatctcggacgaATGATTGAATGATTTGCTTCAAGctttgagcttgaaacaatgtGTGGATAGTTTTCACCTCAAGGTTTGTGTATGACCTACGACAAAGGTGATGTTGATGCGgggttttgttgattcaagggtcttgacaacttgatcttgaattgaacatcgttacaagttttgagcttgcaacaaagtttTGAAGGAATCGGCAATGCTTGTTCattcttcaagggaatgcttcGTCTTTGGTTGAAAGAAAGCTTCAGCTTTGGTTGTGCGTTCTTTGAAAAGGGCTTTGGTAgcatattagtcttcaaagatttggtgCAGAGGTTCCTCTGGGTGTAGAATTGCCGACCCTTATTTGTGTttgggaccttgtatttatagacttccaaaGCCATGTCTTCGGATGGATTtgactttgatttgtgtcttgattcatccatgggagaatttaggcatttTTGTGTCTTAAGTTCAgccactttcccttgcttgcccgaattatagggctttcttgcctattttgtgagcaatcttcaattcttgcttgttttatgaagatgctttaactttcttttcagttttgggAGCAATTTGGGCCCCTTGCCAATTTTAAGGAGATTTATTCCCATTTGCTACATTTTAGAATGCTTTTgagcttcctttgcttgatttgtgctaCATGTCATttatgacttgtccatttgtgatgggTCCTATGCCACGTGGAGatgtgtgatgcatcatttgtatgcaatGAAATTTACATATCTACATACATGATCCACAAACATAGGAGTCAGAAACAAAAATAGATGGAAGGCCCTTCACAACCTCATGTTTGGACAACTTCTTAAGGTACTTGAAGTTTACATGCCCAAGTCTCTTATGCCACAATATACTAGTTTCATCAATAGCTTTGTGGCACTTGGAGTATTCAGCAACTTTAGAGACATCAAGAATGTAGCAATTGTCTCCAGATCTCGGGAGTACATGCAAGTTCTTTCCATGTTCATCCACAGTCCAACACCCTCTTTTTGAGAAGCACACTTCATCAACCACATCATCACACAATTGGCTAATGCTAATGAGATTTGACTTCAACCCATCAACATAGCTAACATTTTCAAGCTTAGGTAATCCAGGGATTTTGATATCACATTTCCTTGTGATCTGAGACTTGTATCCACCACCAAACACAACACCACCGCAAATAAAAGGAGTAAGAGATGAGAAAGCCTCCTTGTCTCTAGTCATGTGACAAGTGCACCCACTATCAAGATTCCATACATTTGGCTTGGTAATAGATAGAGCATTTAGAACAACAAGACACATGTTCAAGGCCTTCTGAACCCACTTTGGACTTTGCTTAATATTTCCAGATGAAGAAGACTGAACAAGCTAAGCAATTCTGTTGACTTCGATGACCAAGCGATCTACCTGACCCTTCAGCAAATTAGTCTTTCCAAAGTACAATTTTCTACATTTTGGACGAATGTGCCCAACTTCACCGCAGTGATGACATGTAGGAACAGATCTTGTCTTTGGACATGGTTTGACTTTCTAAGATATAGCCCTAGATTCTCTCACAAATTTTGTTTTGGTGGGGATAGAAATTGAGCCACTTTCTACATAACCAAGACCACTTTTGTCATCGTATAGTTTTCCGATACTCAGCATCTTGTCAAATTTTCAACCTTAATAATGAGACGAATAACCTTATCATTTGCCTCGTTCAGTTCAAGTAGCTGTTTCCTGTTGACTTCATGATACATCACATTATTTGCCTTCaatgcatgaatttgattcaTCAAGTTCTCTTGAGATTCTAGTAATTTTTGAACCTGAGCTTCAAGAGTAGTAATAACATCATCCTTTTCAACTTTTTCATTGCAATTAAAAGCCTTCTCATTCAGCTCCTCAACATAGGCCTCAAGATAACCAATTTTTTCATCCAGTTCAATTCTAACTAGACAAAGAGACATGTTTTCTTTCTGTAATACAACAACCTTCTTAGTTAGCTCAATCCTCTCCACTTTTGTAGTACAAGTCTCATCAAAGAGAGAATCATACTTGATGCACAATTCATCATACGACATCTCCTCATTGTCATTCAGAACAGAATCATCATCACTCAGAGACACTTCCTCAATTGGAGCAACAAAAGCAACAATCTTTTCTTCATTGTCTGATAACTCATCAGAATGCACAGAACCTTGATCATTTTTATCACTCCAAGTAACCATCATCGCCTTTTTATTCTTTTGACCAAGGAGTTTGATGTTACCATAATCAGCAGCACGGTGCCCACTTCCCCCACATGTAAAGTAGGGACCAGGTACCTTTAACACACCTTTGTCTCTTTTTCTAGTGAACCTTTTGTGCTTCACTCCAGTAGATTTTTTTTCCCGATTGTTTGATGACTTACCAAACTATTTAGAAtcatttcctttgttttttagAATTCTTCTGAATTGTTTGACAAATAGGGCAAGATCATCTTCTGAGACATGTCTACACTCATCACCAACAACCTCACATTTCTCAACACTTTGAAAGGCCACTTCTTTTATCTTCTTGGAGTCACTTTCATCCATTTCAAGCTCCAAGTCATAGGTAATGAGCTTCCCAACTAATTTTCCAAGCTTGATCTCATTTAGGTCCTGAAACTCTTGAATGACAGCcttctttgcttgaaatctctTGGGCAAGCATCTCAAAATCTTTTGAACAACGGTTGTTTAATCAATAAGCTTCATTAACCCCAAGACATTTATTTGTTAACATTTCAATGTTCTCAAAGAAGACCAAGGAAGTCTCAGACTCGAGCattctcaaatcttcaaatttcaaaatgGTCATTTAAAGCTTTAAGTTTCTCACTTGTTTATCACCCTAATGAAGAATTTGGAGTTTGTCCCAACCTTAATTGGTAGTTGTGAAATATCAAACATGAGCAAACTGATTAGACAAAATGGCAGAAACAATTGCATTCTTTGCTTTCCTATTAGCCATGGCCGAAGCAATTTCTTCTTGAGTCCATTCACCTTTTGGCTTAATCACAGACTTTCTATTGACTAGCCTCGATGAAGCCTTCCACTTAAGAGAAATATAATCAATAGCTAAAAGATCTTAAGCCTCAATGAATATCTGAAACTTCTCGTTCCAAGCAGCATAATTTGTACCATCAAAGAACGGATGTGTATTGCATGAGCCACTGACACGACACGATCCATGGTGGGATTCCACCTAATACCAGTAAATCTCATATATCACTCTATGtatatctagagcaaagctctaaTACCAATTGAAATTGGGACCAAGCAGAATATCCtgtatataaaaattataatatgctAGACTGACTAGTCAAGCCTGCTAGTCAACTCAAATAGATTTGTTAATCAACAAATCAAAGATTCAATTACCAATTTCAGTTACCAAAAACTATCATAGTCAGCAAGGCATCAGTTTGTTGCAAGTTATTAATGTGTCAAGAGGGCAAGATTGTGAACACATACCGTTTAAATGTTCAACAGATATATGTATCAAGTATGTGTATGTGAGATACGTGACACAATAAAAATAACTTGAACACAAGATATTTTTAGCTGGAAAAACCCACCTCTGGGTTAAAAAACTGGGGACTCtccactgagtccaatccactagtaTAAATAAAGGTTCATAAAAAGACCACACAAGCTCAATTTCTAGATCCCTATCTATGGAGCAACTTTACCTTTATGCAACATTGTCTTACACGAGACGGACTCCTTTGGTCTTCACGAAGTAGCAGCTCCTCCTGAGCTCATCACCTTGTGGCACTGAGATCAAGACGAtcaatgatatgatatgattTTATAATATGCACATGAAATCTGGATTTAAATGACCATTCAGGTTCTCCAGTCAAACAGTTGAAGGAAGAATCTAACTTGAATCAAAAAGCTTGGtctaaaaacgaatttaaagcTTAAAACCAAACGAAGACATAAATGCAAAACCTTAAAACAATGCAACCCTAATATACAATGATTGGGTGTTTAATGCATGAGGAAGGTTTGGTAGTTAGGGTTTCATAATTGAAGAAGATGCAAGCTTAAAGCCTTGAAGACAACTATCTCTCTCTAAAAACTAAGTTCTAAAACCCCTAAGAACAATCTAAAACCCTAGAAGTAAATATACCCAAGAAAATCAAATTTTCCATCAGCTAACTTATCCCAAGGACATTTGTCGGCTACAAAAGAGATCTAGGCAAATCAATGGCAAGAAACTAACT
This region of Malus domestica chromosome 07, GDT2T_hap1 genomic DNA includes:
- the LOC139197648 gene encoding uncharacterized protein; this translates as MANRKAKNAIVSAILSNQFAHILRCLPKRFQAKKAVIQEFQDLNEIKLGKLVGKLITYDLELEMDESDSKKIKEVAFQSVEKCEFGKSSNNREKKSTGVKHKRFTRKRDKGVLKVPGPYFTCGGSGHRAADYGNIKLLGQKNKKAMMVTWSDKNDQGSVHSDELSDNEEKIVAFVAPIEEVSLSDDDSVLNDNEEMSYDELCIKYDSLFDETCTTKVERIELTKKVVVLQKENMSLCLVRIELDEKIGYLEAYVEELNEKAFNCNEKVEKDDVITTLEAQVQKLLESQENLMNQIHALKANNVMYHEVNRKQLLELNEANDKSSSSGNIKQSPKWVQKALNMCLVVLNALSITKPNVWNLDSGCTCHMTRDKEAFSSLTPFICGGVVFGGGYKSQITRKCDIKIPGLPKLENVSYVDGLKSNLISISQLCDDVVDEVCFSKRGCWTVDEHGKNLHVLPRSGDNCYILDVSKVAEYSKCHKAIDETSILWHKRLGHVNFKYLKKLSKHEVVKGLPSIFVSDSYVCGSCM